Part of the Oncorhynchus mykiss isolate Arlee chromosome 12, USDA_OmykA_1.1, whole genome shotgun sequence genome, tggcacacaaacacaatacatgtctcaactgtctcaaggcttaacagtccttctttaacctgcctcctccccttcatctacacggattgaatgTGATTTAACAAATTACATCTGTGAAGGATCacatctttcacctggatttagctggtcagtctatgtcatggaaagggcaggtgttcataatgttttgtacactcagtgtacgtgTTACACTTGCTGTATGAAGTCTGTgaaaaatctgtgtttaatttGGCTACCAGTGAACCCATTTGGTGACTATACAGGTCATTGTCAGGTCACTTttagctgtcctgatttgtcTGGCTGCCATTCTGTCTCTTTTTATATCCctctggttggctggttggttggctggttggttggctggttggctggctggttggttggctggttggctgactgtgGAGGGGTAGAAGGGAGGAAGGCTATTTCTGTCTggccccctccctccacctccaatgATAGCTAGGTCATGTTTTCCGATGAGGCAGCGACTCCATGCTCCCTGACTCACTAGCTACAGCCAGGCTCTACAGGCTGTGAGTCAGACTGCTATAAATGAACTCAGGCTGCAAAGATACTCTCATAGATGTGGAAAGAAAAGAGAATACCAGCACACTGCATGTGACTCTGCCAGAGCCTGCTAAGGTTATAATGTAGCACCTGGGTCTGCTGGGAGCATGTCTGCCTGTATAAACTGTATAGTTACATGTGCAGGTGAGTGTTTCCTGTGTAGCTGTGCCTGGCTGGGTTTGTGCGACCTGAGCAGGTGTTGTTATTACCTGTGCAGGGGATGGGAGCTGGGGAGGAGGCACCTCTGGACCCTGAGGGGGCATGTCTCCTTGCAGTCGCTCCCTTAAACGTGTAACTTCCTGCCGGAGTGCTCCCATTTCCTGTACCCGTGCCTGAGCTCCCGCCTCCAGTTCCACCTTAAACATTcaaatataatacatttaaaaaataattctgAACTCTTTTGTTTTGCATATACAGTTGGTAAAACAATATGTATTACACATCCTAAGGGCTTGGAACCTTCTGCTCGATGAGGGCTTTCCCTTGAGCTTCCACCACAGAGATCTTATGGCGCAGGTCATGGTTGATCTTCATCAGACGAGACTGCTGCTGCTGGAGCTAGAAAGAGGtgaagggatggaggggaagggagatgcagggatatggatggatggggtagagatagaggggggagaaatGAGAAGAAGTGTGAGAGAGTTAGGGGACAGGCAGAACAGAGAGCGGGTCATAGAGAGAGAACAAGTACAGGAGGATGTAATAAAGagggaaacagagaaagagaagagagttaATTGATCCATCAAATCAATACACTTGAATAAATAAACAGATTCCCCACACCCTACAAGGAGTCCCTGACCCCTGACCACTGACTTAAGGTCAGCTTTTTGTTCTCCCTCCTAATGGCTAAGGGTAGAATTGGGGAAGGGTTAGCTGATCTTAGGTCTATGTATAGGGAGGGACAACTTCTACCCCAAGCAAGCACCCATCCTGCCGCCCTTACTGCCTCAACGTCCTCATTCTTGAGCGTGAGCTCGCGGTCTTTGGCTCGGATCTCGTCTCTCTGCTTGTCCACTACCTCCTTCAGCTTCTTCATCACCTGACGCTCCCGCTCCGACATACCTGGCAACGCAACAAATCAACATCAGATCTGACAACCTGAGATGCAGAGCAGTAAGTATTGAGGAACAATATAAAGGCCTGGCAGCCAAAACACAGGAGAAAGGAGCCAAGTTAGAACAACATGAATACCCTGTGTGTATTATGTGTACACATGTTGAACTGCATGGGAGAATACATCAAGTGAATATGAGCACAGCAGCGGAGTTCCTGTCTGTGAGCCCGACTAGGTTTAAAATAGAAAACAGCACACACACCTGATTTCTCTGTCACAGACACTGCGTACCCCTGGCTGACACAGCCCTGAATATAAACGATGGAGGAAGCAAGACTTTTAAACTTCAGTCAGGACTCACTGAGCAGGTGGAGAGGGGACTGGGGGGACTTTGTGGAGACTTATGTGTGCATGAAGCATgataatgcagtgtgtgtgtgtctagcagGTGTACGGAACACTGAGGGtggtctgtctctgtgcctgtcttcttgtatgtgtgtgtgtgtgtgtgtgtgtgtgtgtgtgcgtcagggGGACTGTATCCCCTCTGTGACATCACAACAGAGCCACTCACAGTGATGAGACTGGCTCAGCCTCAAACACAGAGAAGgcctcctttgtgtgtgtgtgtgtgtgtgtgtgtgtgtgtgtgtgtgtgtgtgtgtgtgtgtgtgtgtgtgtgtgtgtgtttgtgtgtgtgtgtgtgtgtgtgtgtgtgtgtgtgtgtgtgtgtgtgtgtgtgtgtgtgtgtgtgtgtgtgtgtgtgtgtgtgtgtgtgtgtgtgtgtgtgtgtgtgagagagagagagagagagagcgagggagcgacggtgtacattgagtgtacaaaacattaggaacacctactacttccatgacagactgagcaggtgaatccaggtgaaagctatgatcccactcacttcaatcagtgtagatgaaagggaggagacaggttaaagaaggatttttaagccttgagacaattgagacattgattatgtatgtgtgtcattcagatggtgaatggacaagacaaaacatttaagtgcctttgaacagggtatggtagtaggtgtcaggtgcacctgtttgagtgtgtcaagaactgcaacgctgctgggtttttcccactcaacagtttcccttgtgtatcaagaatggtacaGCACCCAAAGGACAATTGTGGGATgttttggagtcaacatgggccagcatcccgtggaatgctttcgaccccttgtagagtctatgccctgacaaattgaggctgttctgagggtgttTGTATGGTATGCATGTGTAACCCACATTCTTTCAATATTGTTATTGTGTGTGCACTGTAAACCCAATGTGCCCCATTACTAAAAACTTTTGAGGAAACCTGTTGCCTTTAATATACTGTATCTTTTAATATATGATTTTGTAGTCTTAACTCAAACTGATAGAGTCACTGTGACCCTGTAGGGGGTCCAGATTTAAGTTGTATCAGCTTAAAATGTTTGAGTAATGTCTCCCAATATAATTTCCCAGTGTGTCTTGCCTTTTCAACTGAATtgtagttaccacccatgactgtatttgttagtgacagagacacgGTTGTTCAATTCGTTCATTCTCACTCTAAGTGAGTTCCTAGGTGAATGTTATCATTATAATTAAACTCATAACAATACATTCATATCTCATAAAGTCTTACTTTGAGGCCAAGCTttacctgtcacgttctgaccatagttattttgtggtcagggcgtgagttgggtgggcagtctatgttttctgtttctatgtggggtttcttgtttggcctgatatggttctcaatcagaggcagttgttagtcattgtctctgattgggaaccatatttaggtagcctgttttctgttggggttttgtgggtggttgttttcagtctttgtgtgtctgcaccagatagaactgtttcgggtGTCACGTTTGTTGTGTTGtaatttgaagtgttcagtttttTGATTATTATTAAATCAAGATGAACActcactcctctctttcttccatcgACGACAACCGTTACATTACCCTActacagtggcctgaaactcatggtttacaggccacatcaggcctacaAAATTCCGGTAACTTTATTGAAATTcccatatataaaaaaaaaaaatcccacaaAGGATTTCCAGGAATAATCCAACCGCGATTTCTGGAAAACTTGGAAAATTTACCAGAATTAAGCAACCCCAGGTGAAAGTCACATTACATTGGCtttcaaagtgatgtgtaattcctattggtgTCCAGCTGAagttaggatatccaacagtTTCAATGTTTATTCACCCGAAACCTGCATTCATAATGACTGACATGTTTAGGAGCCGTGTGAGCAGGCAACCTAAGCCATATAAACTGGAACAACAttttcagtaacgggtgcaaaAAATCGAACTAaatgattggattagtttagtaTATGATTAATcactcaatgtacatgcaaaaacagattttaaaaACAATTTTAAAGAAGTTAATTTGTTATCATAACTTAAATGGAGTTGATGTGACTTCTCATTAAGTTTTGAGTCAGTACCAGATAAACATTTAAAGTAATAATGCATGTGTGGGTTAAGAGTCCAGGGTGTAGAGTGAGGGGTTTAGGGTTGAGTACCTTCGTGCCTCTGTATGTCCTCTTCACTCATGGGATCTTTGATGGACATGTTAGTGAGAAGAGTCTTGTTCTCTTCCTGAAGTTGAGCGATCTGAGACAACAGGTCCTGGGCCTCCCCTCGCCATACATCTTCTACCAGCTCcaactcctacacacacacacacacacacatacacacacatagagttaacatatacacacacagagagatacctcgtctgccctgaaagaacttcacttgactctatgcaaactggataccatacatcctgaggctgcctTTACACACATCCTGCCTTTACATACAGCCTTTACATACGTCCTTAGGCTGCATTTATTATAaccggggattttaacaaagctaacctgAGAACTAGACTTccaaaattctatcagcatattgaatgCGCGACACGGGCTGctagcattctggatcattgctactctaacttccgcgatgcatacaaagccctcccccgccctgctttcggcaaatctgaccatgactccattttgttgctcccagcctatagacagaaactaaaacaggaaacgcacGCCATCCGTTCTGTCCCACGCTGGTCTGACCAACTGGATTCCACTCTTCAggattgcttcgatcacatggactgAGATATGTTCCAGAtcgcctcagacaacaacattgatgtatacgctaacttattagcaagtgcatcagagATGTCGTACcctctgtgactattaaaacatttcctaaccataaaccgtggattgatggcagcattcgcccAAAaatgaaagtgcgaaccaccgcttttaatcatggcaagacGACTGGAAAcgtgaccgaatacaaacagtgcagctattccctccgcaaggcaatcaaacaagcaaagcatcagtatagagacaaagtagagtcgcaattcaacggctcaaacacaagacgtatgtggcagggtctacagtcaatcacggattacaaaaagaaaaccagccccgttgcggacatcaacgtcttgctcccagacaaattaaaatTAATTaacttctttgcttgctttgaggacaatacagcgccactgacatggcccgctaccaaagcctttgggctctccttctccgtggccaacgtgagcaaaacatttaaacgtgttaaccctcgcaaggctgcctcagagcatgcgcagaccagctggctggtgtgttcacggacatattcaatcaatccctatcccagtctgttgtccccacatgcttcaagatagccaccattgttcctgttcccaagaaagctaaggtaactgactaaatgactatcgtcccgttgcactcacttctgtcatcacaaagtgctttgagagtcaaGGAGCATATCGTCTCTACCATACCTGATACcctatacccactccaatttgcttaccgccccaatagggcgatgcaatcaccatcacactgcacactggcCTATCCCAtcaggacaagaggaatacctatgtaagaatgctgttcattgactacagttcagcatttaataccatagtaccctccaaacttgtcattaagctcaagaccctgggtctcaaccccgccctgtgcaactgtgtcTTGGaatttctgacgggccgccccaggtggtgaaggtaggaaacaacatctccaccccgctgatcctcaacactggggccccacaagggtgcgttctcagccctctcctgtactccctgttcacccatgactgcgtggccatgcacgcctctaacacaatcatcaagtttgcagacaacactacagtggtaggcttggtTACCAACAGCGAccagatggcctacagggaggaggtgagggccctcggagtgtggtgtcaggaaaataacctctcactcaatgtcaaaaaaacaaaggagatgatcatgaacttcaggaaacagcagagggagcaaactgttgcatataccctgactctgcgtgaaatgaacgcaagagaagtgacacaatttcacctggttaatattgcctgctaacctggttttcttttagctaaatatgcaggtttaaaaatatatacttctgtgtattgattttaagaaaggcattgatgtttatggttaggtacagtcgtgcaacgattgtgcttttttcgtaaatgcgcttttgttaaatcatcccccgtgtggcgaagttggctgtctttgttaggaagaaatagtcttcacacagtttgcaacgagccaggcggcacaaactgctgcatataccctgactctgttgcaagagaagtgacacaatttacctagttaaaagaaattcatgttagcaggcaataattaactaaatatgcaggtttaaaaacatatacttgtgtattgtttttaagaaaggcatttatgtttatggttaggtacacgttggagcaacgacagtcctttttcgcaaatgcgcaccgcatcgattaaatgcaacgcaggacacgctagataaactagtaatatcatcaaccatgtgtagttaactagtgattatgattgattgattgttttttctaagataaatttaatgctagctagtaatttaccttggcttcttactgcattcgcgtaacaggcaggctcctcgtggagtgcaatgaggcaggtggttatagtgttggactagttaactgtaaggttgcaagattgaatcccctagctgacaaggtaaaaatctgttctgcccctgaacaaggcagttaacccaccgttcctaggccgtcattgaaaataagaatgtgttcttaactgacttacctagttaaataaatagaggtgtaaaaaatgtatatataaataaataaatctgccaaaacggtgtccaaaaataccgatttccgattgttatgaaaacttgaaatcggccctaattaatcagccattccgatgaatcggtcgacctctagtgtgagGTGCATCTTCCTGGCATGGTTTAGGACCACTCATTGGCTCttctgttggtgtttcctttatttttccaGTTACCTGTATGCGCTTGTGATAAAACTTAATCCACAGCTATTTTTTTATAGAgaagctattgatcctctgtggctaagttAAGCTCTTTGGTTTATTTTGAACATTTGAGACCCAGCTCCTGTGGTTCCAGTAATGTATTTTTTATACATATATAACATTAATTCTGCCCCTGGGCCCCCTACGGGCTTGGGCCCAGGGCAAAGGAACATAACTAGGGATAGAGATATAGGTTTCatgtaaatgtgacatgttatAGACCTactagcaaattggatgcagtctatcacagtgccatccgttttgtcgccaaagccccaaatactacccaccactgcgacctgtacgctctcgtcggctggtccttgctacatatttgtcgccaaataGGTAAAGcttcgccttatctcagctcactggtcaccatagcagcacccacccgtagcacgcgctccccaaagccaacacctgcacatctatcactccagtgtcaattgctaaattgtaattactttgccactatggcctatttaatgccttacctccttacttcatttgcaatGTAGCCTATCCACAGTCAATCAAGTTGTCATTAATGTCAGATTCATATTTTAGAGCGGGTATATCAGTGGTTAGATTTTCAATTATATTAATATATAGTATCGGCCAACTATTCAAAATGCCTAGTACACTTTACAAAGTTATTGTTATAACAATGTAATTGCATTATTCTCATGATGGCAAATTAGTTGCCTTCTCTTTCTGTTCTTTctatttgttttctttctttcttttctattTTTTGTTACCAGTATTGTCATATCTTCACCTTAAATGATTAGGTTATTATGCCTATTATTAGGCCTACTGTTATAAATTAGGCTACGTTTGGTAACAACTACCCCTATTATTAATCTCAGGCCTATGATTTATCTCATCCTGTATAAGATAATTGTGACCTTCTtgtgtttcttctctttctccagcCGGTCCATCCTCTCCAGGCGTAGTTTATCCAGCTCCAGCCTCAGCTCATCTGTCTCCGGGCTGATGCTGTTCCTACTGACCATCACCTCCACGATTTCCAGCACCCGCACTACTTTGGGCATGAGCCTGGACAGAGCCTCGCAGCCGTACTGATCAATGATCCTCTCAAACTCTTGGCCCACTACCGCGGCTATGTCATACACGTCCATAACCGTTAAATCGGTCACATTCTTTTCCAACGCTGACCCGAACTCCTCCATGTCTGGCTGGGTGGGTGA contains:
- the LOC110537079 gene encoding RILP-like protein 1 isoform X2, which translates into the protein MEEFGSALEKNVTDLTVMDVYDIAAVVGQEFERIIDQYGCEALSRLMPKVVRVLEIVEVMVSRNSISPETDELRLELDKLRLERMDRLEKEKKHKKELELVEDVWRGEAQDLLSQIAQLQEENKTLLTNMSIKDPMSEEDIQRHEGMSERERQVMKKLKEVVDKQRDEIRAKDRELTLKNEDVEALQQQQSRLMKINHDLRHKISVVEAQGKALIEQKVELEAGAQARVQEMGALRQEVTRLRERLQGDMPPQGPEVPPPQLPSPAQPGIPSSEAGIQGVGWPEPDRHYPPELRLGHYDPAPRLPSLDADEDVEEEAVLLWEAMCDQDTPALFQHFTKEALCDEEVDGLDQKDPNRPRFTLQELRDVLHERNELKSKVFVLQEEVAYYKSEEVEDETGPPTPSPSPEQLRARPRHNAQPESGIKRLIFTAIMPMVAAGLIPDDPTLQPIRRLISLV
- the LOC110537079 gene encoding RILP-like protein 1 isoform X4, producing MEEFGSALEKNVTDLTVMDVYDIAAVVGQEFERIIDQYGCEALSRLMPKVVRVLEIVEVMVSRNSISPETDELRLELDKLRLERMDRLEKEKKHKKELELVEDVWRGEAQDLLSQIAQLQEENKTLLTNMSIKDPMSEEDIQRHEGMSERERQVMKKLKEVVDKQRDEIRAKDRELTLKNEDVEALQQQQSRLMKINHDLRHKISVVEAQGKALIEQKVELEAGAQARVQEMGALRQEVTRLRERLQGDMPPQGPEVPPPQLPSPAQEAMCDQDTPALFQHFTKEALCDEEVDGLDQKDPNRPRFTLQELRDVLHERNELKSKVFVLQEEVAYYKSEEVEDETGPPTPSPSPEQLRARPRHNAQPESGIKRLFSFFSRDKRRNSQRNAQFDDSFSSWAGNDEVYTEQAQEALQHM
- the LOC110537079 gene encoding RILP-like protein 1 isoform X1, whose amino-acid sequence is MEEFGSALEKNVTDLTVMDVYDIAAVVGQEFERIIDQYGCEALSRLMPKVVRVLEIVEVMVSRNSISPETDELRLELDKLRLERMDRLEKEKKHKKELELVEDVWRGEAQDLLSQIAQLQEENKTLLTNMSIKDPMSEEDIQRHEGMSERERQVMKKLKEVVDKQRDEIRAKDRELTLKNEDVEALQQQQSRLMKINHDLRHKISVVEAQGKALIEQKVELEAGAQARVQEMGALRQEVTRLRERLQGDMPPQGPEVPPPQLPSPAQPGIPSSEAGIQGVGWPEPDRHYPPELRLGHYDPAPRLPSLDADEDVEEEAVLLWEAMCDQDTPALFQHFTKEALCDEEVDGLDQKDPNRPRFTLQELRDVLHERNELKSKVFVLQEEVAYYKSEEVEDETGPPTPSPSPEQLRARPRHNAQPESGIKRLFSFFSRDKRRNSQRNAQFDDSFSSWAGNDEVYTEQAQEALQHM
- the LOC110537079 gene encoding RILP-like protein 1 isoform X5; the encoded protein is MEEFGSALEKNVTDLTVMDVYDIAAVVGQEFERIIDQYGCEALSRLMPKVVRVLEIVEVMVSRNSISPETDELRLELDKLRLERMDRLEKEKKHKKELELVEDVWRGEAQDLLSQIAQLQEENKTLLTNMSIKDPMSEEDIQRHEGMSERERQVMKKLKEVVDKQRDEIRAKDRELTLKNEDVEALQQQQSRLMKINHDLRHKISVVEAQGKALIEQKVELEAGAQARVQEMGALRQEVTRLRERLQGDMPPQGPEVPPPQLPSPAQEALCDEEVDGLDQKDPNRPRFTLQELRDVLHERNELKSKVFVLQEEVAYYKSEEVEDETGPPTPSPSPEQLRARPRHNAQPESGIKRLFSFFSRDKRRNSQRNAQFDDSFSSWAGNDEVYTEQAQEALQHM
- the LOC110537079 gene encoding RILP-like protein 1 isoform X3 produces the protein MEEFGSALEKNVTDLTVMDVYDIAAVVGQEFERIIDQYGCEALSRLMPKVVRVLEIVEVMVSRNSISPETDELRLELDKLRLERMDRLEKEKKHKKELELVEDVWRGEAQDLLSQIAQLQEENKTLLTNMSIKDPMSEEDIQRHEGMSERERQVMKKLKEVVDKQRDEIRAKDRELTLKNEDVEALQQQQSRLMKINHDLRHKISVVEAQGKALIEQKVELEAGAQARVQEMGALRQEVTRLRERLQGDMPPQGPEVPPPQLPSPAQPGIPSSEAGIQGVGWPEPDRHYPPELRLGHYDPAPRLPSLDADEDVEEEAVLLWEALCDEEVDGLDQKDPNRPRFTLQELRDVLHERNELKSKVFVLQEEVAYYKSEEVEDETGPPTPSPSPEQLRARPRHNAQPESGIKRLFSFFSRDKRRNSQRNAQFDDSFSSWAGNDEVYTEQAQEALQHM